One Brachybacterium aquaticum genomic region harbors:
- a CDS encoding HGxxPAAW family protein — protein MPKTYVVPPPPHHNEGKTVASWTMNLGIVLGSVVLAAGMILPDLSVLIWVGAAIVALAIIAGIVLSAAGLGQPKHYGHPVTGPAARTHEAPAVQVAEADAR, from the coding sequence ATGCCGAAGACCTACGTCGTGCCGCCGCCGCCCCACCACAACGAGGGCAAGACCGTCGCGAGCTGGACCATGAACCTCGGCATCGTCCTCGGGTCCGTCGTCCTCGCCGCCGGGATGATCCTGCCGGACCTGTCCGTGCTGATCTGGGTGGGAGCGGCGATCGTCGCCCTCGCGATCATCGCCGGCATCGTGCTCTCCGCGGCCGGCCTCGGCCAGCCCAAGCACTACGGCCACCCCGTGACCGGGCCCGCCGCCCGCACCCACGAGGCCCCCGCCGTGCAGGTCGCCGAGGCCGACGCCCGGTGA
- the trpC gene encoding indole-3-glycerol phosphate synthase TrpC — protein sequence MTTTGTVLDDIIVGVREDLAPRRAAVPDAEIERLAREAAPALDARAHLAGDGSTMGLIAEVKRSSPSKGALAEIPEPAELAAAYADSGACAISVLTEQRRFRGTLADLDAVRARVDVPVLRKDFVVEPYQVLEARAHGADLVLLIVAALEDSQLRDLHALIGELGMQALVETHTEDELARALDLGADIIGVNARNLKDLTVDLDRAAALLRSIPAGPLGIGESAVLGVADVEAYAAAGADAVLVGEALVTSGDPAAAVASFRQVARRGRPAPEGAQA from the coding sequence GTGACCACCACCGGAACCGTCCTCGACGACATCATCGTCGGCGTGCGCGAGGACCTCGCGCCCCGCCGCGCCGCCGTGCCCGACGCCGAGATCGAGCGCCTCGCCCGCGAGGCCGCCCCCGCTCTCGACGCCCGCGCCCACCTGGCCGGCGACGGCAGCACCATGGGACTGATCGCCGAGGTGAAGCGCTCCAGCCCCTCCAAGGGGGCGCTGGCCGAGATCCCCGAGCCCGCGGAGCTGGCCGCCGCCTACGCCGACTCCGGCGCCTGTGCCATCAGCGTCCTCACCGAGCAGCGCCGGTTCCGCGGCACTCTCGCCGATCTCGACGCCGTGCGCGCCCGGGTCGACGTGCCCGTGCTGCGCAAGGACTTCGTCGTCGAGCCCTACCAGGTCCTCGAGGCCCGCGCCCACGGCGCCGACCTCGTGCTGCTGATCGTCGCGGCCCTCGAGGACTCCCAGCTGCGGGATCTGCACGCCCTCATCGGCGAGCTCGGCATGCAGGCCCTGGTCGAGACCCACACCGAGGACGAGCTCGCACGGGCCCTGGACCTCGGCGCCGACATCATCGGCGTCAACGCCCGCAACCTCAAGGACCTCACCGTCGACCTCGACCGCGCCGCCGCCCTGCTGCGGAGCATCCCCGCCGGGCCCCTCGGGATCGGCGAGTCCGCCGTGCTCGGCGTCGCCGATGTGGAGGCCTACGCCGCCGCCGGCGCCGACGCCGTGCTGGTCGGCGAGGCCCTGGTCACCTCGGGCGATCCCGCCGCCGCGGTCGCCTCGTTCCGCCAGGTCGCGCGCCGCGGCCGCCCCGCCCCGGAAGGAGCTCAGGCATGA
- the rpoZ gene encoding DNA-directed RNA polymerase subunit omega — protein MAGTVAQPEGITNPPIDRLLETVDSKYALVLYASQRARQINAYYSQLSEGLLEFVGPLVDVENQEKPLSIALREIDEGLLTVREIDEEEYAAQNEPDPNAPAPLLLGDDAPEVPPTDFTL, from the coding sequence GTGGCCGGAACAGTCGCCCAGCCCGAAGGCATCACGAACCCCCCGATCGACCGTCTCCTCGAGACCGTCGACTCGAAGTACGCCCTGGTGCTGTACGCCTCGCAGCGCGCGCGCCAGATCAACGCCTACTACTCGCAGCTCTCCGAGGGCCTGCTCGAGTTCGTCGGCCCGCTGGTGGACGTCGAGAACCAGGAGAAGCCGCTGTCGATCGCGCTGCGCGAGATCGACGAGGGCCTCCTCACCGTCCGCGAGATCGACGAGGAGGAGTACGCCGCGCAGAACGAGCCGGATCCCAACGCCCCGGCCCCGCTGCTGCTCGGCGACGACGCCCCCGAGGTCCCGCCGACCGACTTCACCCTCTGA
- a CDS encoding DUF2752 domain-containing protein, with protein MTTAAQERPGRAAPGAPAPRGARRLLLPLGIVGAGLALAVGVQLVFDPFRTHIPLCIVHQLTGLDCPGCGAIRAVHSLLAGDLLLALRSNALLVLSLPLIAAGLAMWTVRRVRGLRTDLMPSRTALLVMVGIAVLFGVLRNLPAFWFLAPISYVGA; from the coding sequence GTGACCACCGCGGCACAGGAGCGGCCGGGCCGGGCCGCGCCCGGCGCCCCCGCCCCCCGCGGGGCGCGCCGCCTCCTGCTGCCGCTGGGAATCGTCGGCGCCGGGCTCGCCCTGGCCGTCGGCGTGCAGCTGGTCTTCGACCCCTTCCGCACCCACATCCCCCTGTGCATCGTGCACCAGCTGACCGGGCTGGACTGCCCGGGCTGCGGCGCGATCCGTGCGGTGCACTCCCTGCTCGCCGGGGACCTGCTCCTGGCCCTGCGCAGCAATGCGCTGCTGGTCCTGTCCCTGCCGCTGATCGCCGCCGGACTGGCGATGTGGACCGTCCGGCGGGTGCGCGGACTGCGCACCGACCTGATGCCCTCGCGCACCGCGCTGCTGGTCATGGTCGGGATCGCCGTGCTCTTCGGGGTGCTGAGGAACCTTCCCGCCTTCTGGTTCCTGGCCCCCATCTCGTACGTCGGCGCCTGA
- the gmk gene encoding guanylate kinase has product MTAPAPVTVLAGPTAVGKGTVSAAIRERYPEIWLSVSATTRAPRPGEVDGVHYRFVTEEEFARLIETGQMLEWAVVHGRNKYGTPRGPVEQAVAEGRPVLLEIDLAGARQIRETMPEARFVFLAPPDWDTLVQRLVGRGTEDAEERERRLATARVELAAESEFDVTIVNDRVDRAADELASLLGVNDLT; this is encoded by the coding sequence ATGACCGCACCGGCCCCGGTGACAGTCCTGGCAGGCCCCACCGCCGTGGGGAAGGGGACCGTGTCCGCGGCGATCCGCGAGCGGTACCCCGAGATCTGGCTGTCCGTCTCCGCGACCACACGGGCCCCGCGGCCCGGCGAGGTCGACGGCGTGCACTACCGCTTCGTCACCGAGGAGGAGTTCGCGCGCCTGATCGAGACCGGTCAGATGCTCGAATGGGCCGTCGTCCACGGCCGCAACAAGTACGGCACCCCGCGCGGACCGGTCGAGCAGGCCGTCGCCGAGGGGCGTCCCGTGCTGCTCGAGATCGACCTCGCCGGCGCCCGGCAGATCCGCGAGACGATGCCCGAGGCGCGCTTCGTGTTCCTGGCCCCGCCGGACTGGGACACCCTGGTCCAGCGGCTCGTGGGCCGCGGCACCGAGGACGCCGAGGAGCGCGAGCGCCGCCTGGCGACCGCGCGCGTCGAGCTCGCCGCCGAGTCCGAGTTCGACGTCACCATCGTCAACGACCGGGTGGACCGCGCCGCCGACGAGCTCGCCTCGCTGCTCGGCGTGAACGACCTCACCTGA
- the hisI gene encoding phosphoribosyl-AMP cyclohydrolase has protein sequence MSTNDPIPAVGADVPPSGLDPEIAQRLKRDDAGLVAAVVQDATDERVLMVGWMDDEALHRTLTTGRVTFWSRSRQEYWRKGDTSGHVQWVRSVALDCDCDTLLVRVDQVGAACHRGTDTCFDGGELDAVVLETTERTA, from the coding sequence GTGAGCACGAACGACCCGATCCCGGCCGTCGGCGCCGACGTCCCGCCCTCCGGGCTCGACCCCGAGATCGCCCAGCGCCTGAAGCGCGACGACGCGGGCCTTGTCGCCGCCGTCGTCCAGGACGCGACCGACGAGCGCGTGCTCATGGTCGGCTGGATGGACGACGAGGCGCTGCACCGCACCCTCACCACCGGGCGGGTGACCTTCTGGTCCCGCTCCCGGCAGGAGTACTGGCGCAAGGGCGACACCAGCGGCCACGTCCAGTGGGTCCGCTCCGTCGCCCTGGACTGCGACTGCGACACCCTGCTGGTCCGCGTGGACCAGGTCGGCGCGGCCTGCCACCGCGGCACCGACACCTGCTTCGACGGCGGCGAGCTCGACGCCGTCGTCCTCGAGACCACGGAGCGCACCGCATGA
- a CDS encoding anthranilate synthase component I — protein MTDLPQDPQDSRTEAYPEQVGGREGAALGRVTPDRETFRALAARQRVVPVSVRLLADEDTPVSLYRRLTADGDGRGTFLLESAGEGETSRFSIIGTSARAVLTERDGQVHWHGDVPAGIPTTGTPVEALREITSAFRAARQEHLPPFTGGMVGYIAYDAVRYWEKLDAAPPDEIGLPDVSMLLAQDVVVHDAHDSTVVLVANALNLNATDDGVDAAYDDALARLDRLRERLRTPVDSGPVVYDAVTELTPKARTTQLEYERAVAEAVRDIVDGEIFQVVPSQRFSLPTAAHPLDVYRVLRRMNPSPYMYLLRTVDADGAPIDVVGASPESLVTVRGTTATTHPIAGSRPRGATPEEDEQLAATLLADPKERSEHLMLVDLARNDLQKFCEPGTVVVRDFMHIERFSHIQHIVSTVTGHLRDDAIAYDALRATFPAGTLSGAPKPSAMRIIDRLEPVRRGVYGGTVGYVDFAGDMDMAIAIRTAVLKDGTAHVQAGGGVVADSDATMEHRESQSKAAAALRAAASADTLRRA, from the coding sequence ATGACCGACCTCCCCCAGGACCCCCAGGACTCCCGCACCGAGGCCTACCCCGAGCAGGTGGGCGGTCGCGAGGGCGCTGCGCTCGGCCGCGTCACCCCGGACCGCGAGACCTTCCGCGCCCTCGCCGCGCGCCAGCGCGTCGTCCCCGTCTCCGTGCGCCTGCTCGCCGACGAGGACACGCCCGTGTCCCTCTACCGCCGCCTCACCGCGGACGGCGACGGCCGCGGCACCTTCCTGCTCGAGTCCGCCGGGGAGGGGGAGACCTCCCGCTTCTCGATCATCGGCACGAGCGCCCGCGCTGTGCTCACCGAGCGCGACGGCCAGGTCCACTGGCACGGCGACGTACCCGCCGGCATCCCCACCACCGGCACCCCGGTCGAGGCGCTGCGCGAGATCACCAGCGCCTTCCGCGCCGCCCGCCAGGAGCACCTGCCGCCCTTCACCGGCGGGATGGTCGGCTACATCGCCTACGACGCGGTGCGCTACTGGGAGAAGCTCGACGCCGCCCCGCCCGACGAGATCGGCCTGCCGGACGTGTCGATGCTCCTCGCGCAGGACGTGGTCGTCCACGACGCCCACGACTCGACCGTCGTGCTCGTCGCCAACGCCCTGAACCTCAACGCCACCGACGACGGGGTCGACGCCGCCTACGACGACGCCCTCGCGCGCCTGGACCGGCTGCGCGAGCGTCTGCGCACCCCGGTGGACAGCGGGCCCGTCGTCTACGACGCGGTCACGGAGCTGACGCCGAAGGCTCGCACCACCCAGCTCGAGTACGAGAGGGCGGTCGCTGAGGCGGTGCGCGACATCGTGGACGGCGAGATCTTCCAGGTCGTCCCCTCCCAGCGCTTCTCGCTGCCCACCGCGGCGCATCCGCTGGACGTGTACCGGGTGCTGCGTCGTATGAACCCGAGCCCCTACATGTACCTGCTGCGCACGGTCGACGCGGACGGCGCACCGATCGACGTGGTCGGGGCGAGCCCCGAGTCGCTGGTGACCGTGCGCGGCACCACCGCGACCACCCACCCGATCGCCGGCTCCCGCCCCCGCGGCGCCACCCCGGAGGAGGACGAGCAGCTCGCCGCGACGCTGCTCGCCGACCCCAAGGAACGCTCCGAGCACCTCATGCTCGTGGACCTCGCCCGCAACGACCTGCAGAAGTTCTGCGAGCCCGGCACCGTGGTGGTGCGGGACTTCATGCACATCGAGCGGTTCTCCCACATCCAGCACATCGTCTCGACCGTCACCGGGCACCTGCGCGACGACGCGATCGCCTACGACGCGCTGCGCGCCACCTTCCCGGCCGGCACCCTCTCCGGGGCGCCGAAGCCCTCCGCCATGCGGATCATCGACCGGCTCGAGCCGGTGCGGCGCGGGGTGTACGGCGGGACCGTCGGCTACGTCGACTTCGCCGGCGACATGGACATGGCCATCGCCATCCGCACCGCCGTGCTCAAGGACGGCACCGCCCACGTCCAGGCCGGCGGGGGAGTGGTCGCCGACTCCGACGCCACCATGGAGCACCGCGAGTCCCAGTCCAAGGCCGCCGCCGCCCTCCGCGCCGCCGCCTCGGCGGACACGCTGCGCCGCGCATGA
- the mihF gene encoding integration host factor, actinobacterial type has protein sequence MALPPLTPEQRAEALKKAAEARRERAAIKARLKDSAGHRGEEIKKVLEEAETNEVVGRLRVSALLEALPGVGKVKAQQIMEEIGISPSRKIRGLGSHQAEKLVAHFSE, from the coding sequence GTGGCTCTCCCTCCCCTCACCCCTGAGCAGCGGGCCGAGGCCCTGAAGAAGGCCGCCGAGGCTCGTCGCGAGCGTGCGGCCATCAAGGCCCGGCTCAAGGACAGCGCCGGCCACCGCGGCGAGGAGATCAAGAAGGTCCTGGAGGAGGCCGAGACCAACGAGGTCGTCGGTCGTCTGCGCGTCTCCGCCCTGCTGGAGGCCCTGCCCGGCGTGGGCAAGGTCAAGGCGCAGCAGATCATGGAGGAGATCGGCATCTCGCCCTCCCGCAAGATCCGCGGCCTCGGCTCCCACCAGGCGGAGAAGCTCGTCGCCCACTTCTCCGAGTGA
- a CDS encoding Trp biosynthesis-associated membrane protein yields MRLKRSTAVLAGLVAAGLLAGATRTPWVQASAPDLAGTAQQVSVTGSDAAPAVLALALAGLAAALATSLSSAWVRFLTGPVMVLAGVAAAVASLGAVRDPAAAARGAVVEATGVSGGEIAADATAWPLIALVPAAALALVGVLVLVAGRAWPVGTRYRSAAVAATADPADDPAAAWDALSRGEDPSVAGEDHDEGSDGRPDARTGEDPKR; encoded by the coding sequence ATGAGGCTGAAGCGCAGCACCGCCGTCCTCGCCGGCCTCGTCGCCGCCGGGCTGCTCGCCGGCGCGACCCGCACCCCCTGGGTGCAGGCGAGCGCCCCGGACCTTGCCGGCACCGCCCAGCAGGTCTCGGTCACCGGCTCCGACGCGGCACCGGCCGTGCTCGCCCTCGCCCTCGCGGGCCTCGCGGCGGCGCTGGCGACCTCGCTGTCCTCGGCCTGGGTGCGATTCCTCACCGGCCCGGTGATGGTCCTGGCCGGCGTCGCCGCCGCCGTCGCATCCCTCGGCGCGGTGCGGGATCCGGCGGCGGCCGCTCGCGGCGCGGTCGTCGAGGCCACCGGGGTCTCCGGCGGCGAGATCGCGGCCGACGCGACCGCCTGGCCCCTCATCGCGCTCGTCCCCGCCGCGGCCCTCGCCCTCGTGGGCGTGCTCGTGCTGGTCGCGGGCCGCGCCTGGCCCGTGGGCACCCGCTACCGCAGCGCCGCCGTCGCCGCGACGGCCGATCCGGCCGACGACCCCGCCGCCGCCTGGGACGCGCTCAGCCGCGGCGAGGACCCGTCGGTCGCGGGGGAGGACCATGACGAGGGGTCCGACGGCCGCCCCGACGCCCGCACCGGCGAGGACCCGAAGCGCTGA
- the trpB gene encoding tryptophan synthase subunit beta encodes MSSPDTPQDSALRATSPAGEPVVLDLTRPSTALRSAAGPYFGEFGGRFLPEALVPALDELTEVYEKAIIEPEFVAELRALAADYTGRPSLLSEAPRFSQLAGGARILLKREDLNHTGSHKINNVLGQALLTRRMGKKRLIAETGAGQHGVATATAAALFGLDCTIYMGAEDTERQALNVARMRLLGAEVVAVEQGSRTLKDAINEAFRDWVANVETTHYLLGTVAGPHPFPAMVRDFHRVIGEEARAQTLERVGRLPDAVVACVGGGSNAMGIFHAFLDDPEVRLLGCEAGGDGISTGRHSATITGGSPGVLHGARSFVMQDEDGQTIPSHSVSAGLDYPSVGPEHAWLADTGRAEYRAIDDGPAMDAFALLSMTEGIMPAIESAHALAGALELGRELGEGAVIVVSLSGRGDKDVDTASRWFGLVGDDPARADLGALRDLARSTSPETPEETR; translated from the coding sequence ATGAGCAGCCCCGACACCCCCCAGGACAGCGCCCTGCGCGCGACGAGCCCCGCCGGCGAGCCCGTCGTCCTGGACCTCACCCGACCCTCCACCGCGCTGCGCTCCGCGGCCGGGCCCTACTTCGGCGAGTTCGGCGGGCGCTTCCTGCCCGAGGCGCTCGTCCCGGCGCTCGACGAGCTCACCGAGGTGTACGAGAAGGCGATCATCGAGCCCGAGTTCGTCGCCGAGCTGCGCGCCCTCGCCGCCGACTACACCGGGCGCCCCTCCCTGCTCTCCGAGGCGCCTCGCTTCTCGCAGCTCGCCGGCGGCGCCCGCATCCTCCTCAAGCGCGAGGACCTCAACCACACCGGCTCCCACAAGATCAACAACGTCCTCGGCCAGGCACTTCTGACCCGGCGCATGGGCAAGAAGCGCCTGATCGCCGAGACCGGCGCGGGCCAGCACGGCGTCGCCACCGCCACCGCCGCAGCCCTGTTCGGCCTGGACTGCACCATCTACATGGGCGCCGAGGACACCGAGCGCCAGGCCCTGAACGTCGCCCGCATGCGCCTGCTCGGCGCCGAGGTGGTCGCCGTGGAGCAGGGCTCGCGCACCCTCAAGGACGCGATCAACGAGGCCTTCCGCGACTGGGTCGCGAACGTGGAGACCACCCACTACCTCCTCGGCACCGTCGCCGGCCCCCACCCCTTCCCGGCCATGGTCCGCGACTTCCACCGCGTGATCGGCGAGGAGGCCCGCGCCCAGACCCTCGAGCGGGTGGGCCGCCTGCCCGACGCGGTCGTCGCCTGCGTGGGCGGCGGCTCCAACGCCATGGGCATCTTCCACGCCTTCCTCGACGATCCCGAGGTGCGGCTGCTGGGCTGCGAGGCCGGCGGCGACGGCATCTCCACCGGCCGCCACTCCGCCACCATCACCGGCGGCTCCCCCGGCGTGCTCCACGGCGCCCGCAGCTTCGTCATGCAGGACGAGGACGGCCAGACCATCCCCTCCCACTCCGTCTCCGCAGGCCTGGACTATCCCAGCGTCGGCCCCGAGCACGCATGGCTGGCGGACACCGGCCGCGCCGAGTACCGCGCGATCGATGACGGCCCCGCCATGGACGCCTTCGCGCTGCTGTCGATGACCGAGGGCATCATGCCCGCCATCGAGTCCGCGCACGCCCTGGCCGGAGCGCTCGAGCTGGGCCGCGAGCTGGGGGAGGGCGCCGTCATCGTCGTCAGCCTCTCCGGCCGCGGCGACAAGGACGTGGACACCGCCTCGCGCTGGTTCGGCCTCGTCGGCGACGACCCCGCCCGCGCCGACCTCGGCGCCCTGCGGGACCTCGCCCGCAGCACCTCGCCCGAGACCCCGGAGGAGACCCGATGA
- the trpA gene encoding tryptophan synthase subunit alpha: protein MTAADASRPDAQSTASPRPDSPRPDSQRLRAAEVLDRARAENRAALVGYLPVGYPDLQRSIDAARVLIDNGADMIELGLPYSDPVMDGPVIQKAASAALEAGTRTRHVLEAVEALSGRGAAILVMSYWNPVLAYGPDAFARDLAAAGGAGLITPDLIPDEGADWIAASEEHGVDRVFLVAPSSPRDRLEHVVSHTTGFVYAASTMGVTGTRASVSTATEGLVERTRAAGATNVCVGLGVSHGEQAAQVGAYADGVIVGSAFVRALLEHEGDDRAALTALAEVAKDLRAGVERARA, encoded by the coding sequence ATGACCGCCGCCGACGCCTCGCGCCCCGATGCCCAGAGCACCGCCTCCCCGCGCCCCGACTCCCCGCGCCCCGACTCGCAGCGGCTCCGCGCCGCGGAGGTGCTCGACCGCGCCCGGGCCGAGAACCGTGCCGCTCTCGTCGGCTACCTGCCCGTCGGCTACCCCGACCTGCAGCGCTCGATCGACGCCGCCCGCGTCCTCATCGACAACGGTGCCGACATGATCGAGCTCGGCCTGCCCTACTCCGATCCGGTGATGGATGGCCCGGTCATCCAGAAGGCGGCCTCCGCCGCGCTCGAGGCGGGGACCCGCACCCGCCACGTCCTCGAGGCCGTCGAGGCGCTCTCCGGCCGCGGCGCCGCAATCCTCGTGATGAGCTACTGGAACCCGGTCCTCGCCTACGGCCCCGACGCCTTCGCGCGCGACCTCGCGGCCGCCGGCGGCGCCGGGCTCATCACCCCCGACCTCATCCCCGACGAGGGCGCCGACTGGATCGCCGCGTCCGAGGAGCACGGCGTGGACCGCGTGTTCCTCGTCGCACCGAGCTCCCCGCGCGACCGCCTCGAGCATGTGGTCTCGCACACAACCGGATTCGTGTACGCCGCGAGCACCATGGGCGTCACCGGCACCCGGGCCAGCGTGTCCACGGCCACCGAGGGGCTGGTGGAGCGGACCCGCGCCGCCGGTGCGACCAACGTGTGCGTGGGTCTGGGCGTCTCTCATGGTGAGCAGGCCGCGCAGGTCGGCGCGTACGCTGATGGAGTGATCGTCGGGTCCGCCTTCGTGCGCGCGCTGCTCGAGCACGAGGGCGACGACCGGGCGGCACTCACCGCCCTGGCGGAGGTCGCCAAGGACCTCCGCGCAGGCGTCGAGCGCGCCCGCGCCTGA
- the metK gene encoding methionine adenosyltransferase, with translation MTTSELRTFTSESVTEGHPDKICDQISDAILDDLLAQDRDARVAVETMVTTGLVHVAGEVRTSGYSDVATIVRDVIRRIGYDSSEKGFDADSCGVEVSIGAQSPDIAQGVDTSFEARGDAAAEAFSRLGAGDQGLMFGYACQDTPELMPLPIHAAHRLTQNLSTARRDGVLPYLRPDGKTQVSIGYDEDGVARTVEAIVVSTQHSEEVDLTSQLAPAISKVVIAPVLEDLEALGLDTSPVKLHINPSGRFVLGGPKGDAGLTGRKIIVDTYGGMARHGGGAFSGKDPSKVDRSGAYAMRWVAKNIVAAGLADRCEVQVAYAIGVAEPVGLYVETFGTGKVPSHQIAAAVRKVFDLRPAALIDALDLLRPIYALTSVHGHFGRELPEFTWERTDRAEELERAL, from the coding sequence ATGACCACCAGCGAGCTGCGCACCTTCACGTCCGAATCGGTCACCGAGGGGCACCCCGACAAGATCTGCGACCAGATCTCGGACGCCATCCTCGACGACCTGCTCGCCCAGGACCGCGACGCGCGCGTCGCGGTGGAGACCATGGTGACCACCGGACTCGTCCACGTGGCCGGCGAGGTGCGCACCTCCGGCTACTCCGATGTCGCCACGATCGTGCGCGACGTGATCCGCCGCATCGGCTACGACTCCTCGGAGAAGGGCTTCGACGCCGACTCCTGCGGTGTCGAGGTCTCCATCGGCGCGCAGTCCCCGGACATCGCCCAGGGCGTGGACACCTCCTTCGAGGCCCGCGGCGACGCGGCCGCGGAGGCCTTCTCCCGCCTCGGCGCCGGGGACCAGGGACTCATGTTCGGCTACGCCTGCCAGGACACCCCCGAGCTCATGCCGCTGCCGATCCACGCCGCGCACCGCCTCACCCAGAACCTCTCCACCGCCCGGCGCGACGGAGTGCTGCCCTACCTCCGCCCCGACGGGAAGACCCAGGTCTCCATCGGCTACGACGAGGACGGCGTGGCCCGCACCGTCGAGGCGATCGTCGTGTCCACCCAGCACAGCGAGGAGGTGGACCTCACCAGCCAGCTGGCGCCTGCGATCTCCAAGGTCGTCATCGCCCCCGTGCTCGAGGACCTCGAGGCCCTGGGCCTGGACACCTCCCCGGTGAAGCTGCACATCAACCCCTCTGGCCGCTTCGTGCTCGGCGGCCCGAAGGGCGACGCTGGCCTCACCGGCCGCAAGATCATCGTGGACACCTACGGCGGCATGGCCCGCCACGGCGGCGGCGCCTTCTCCGGCAAGGACCCCAGCAAGGTGGACCGCTCCGGCGCCTACGCCATGCGCTGGGTGGCCAAGAACATCGTCGCCGCGGGCCTCGCGGACCGCTGCGAGGTCCAGGTCGCCTACGCCATCGGCGTCGCCGAGCCGGTGGGCCTGTACGTGGAGACCTTCGGGACCGGCAAGGTCCCCTCCCACCAGATCGCCGCCGCGGTGCGGAAGGTCTTCGACCTGCGCCCCGCCGCGCTCATCGACGCCCTCGACCTGCTGCGCCCCATCTACGCGCTCACCAGCGTGCATGGCCACTTCGGCCGCGAGCTCCCCGAGTTCACGTGGGAGCGCACCGACCGCGCCGAGGAGCTGGAGCGCGCCCTGTGA
- the coaBC gene encoding bifunctional phosphopantothenoylcysteine decarboxylase/phosphopantothenate--cysteine ligase CoaBC gives MSTPQRTLAGARVLVGVGGGIAAYKTAHLVRGLVGEGAEVRVVPTPASLEFVGAATWEALSHHPVLTSVFEDVDEVAHVRHGQEADLLVIAPATADLLARLRIGRADDMLTASALVTRAPVVLAPAMHTEMWEHPSTRDNVAVLRERGTIVLEPAVGRLTGPDSGPGRLPEPEAILDAARAALAAPRDERGAVVRDLVGRELLITAGGTREDLDPVRFLANHSSGRQGWALAHAALVRGARVRLAAANVALETPPGAQRLDLGSAAELAETVAAHRGKVDALVMAAAVADFTAAGKSDAKIKKDESDPDSVPTLALRRTEDILRSSVLDRGDAERPAIVGFAAETGGDGVSALELARAKARRKGADLLVFNDVTSGVFGAADNAVRILDREGEELATAEGTKTQVAHAVLDELVGRLPQVP, from the coding sequence ATGAGCACCCCGCAGCGCACGCTCGCCGGTGCCCGCGTCCTCGTGGGCGTCGGCGGCGGGATCGCCGCCTACAAGACCGCGCACCTGGTGCGCGGTCTTGTCGGTGAAGGGGCCGAGGTGCGGGTCGTCCCCACCCCGGCCTCGCTCGAGTTCGTGGGCGCCGCAACGTGGGAGGCGCTCAGCCACCACCCGGTGCTCACCTCCGTCTTCGAGGACGTCGACGAGGTCGCCCACGTCCGCCACGGCCAGGAGGCGGACCTGCTGGTCATCGCCCCCGCCACCGCGGACCTGCTCGCACGGCTGCGGATCGGCCGGGCCGACGACATGCTCACCGCCTCCGCCCTGGTCACCCGCGCGCCGGTGGTGCTCGCCCCCGCGATGCACACCGAGATGTGGGAGCACCCCTCCACCCGCGACAACGTCGCCGTGCTGCGCGAGCGCGGCACGATCGTGCTCGAGCCCGCCGTCGGCCGCCTCACCGGCCCCGACTCCGGTCCCGGCCGCCTGCCCGAGCCCGAGGCGATCCTCGACGCCGCCCGCGCGGCCCTGGCCGCACCGCGCGACGAGCGCGGCGCCGTGGTGCGCGACCTCGTCGGCCGCGAGCTGCTCATCACCGCTGGCGGCACCCGCGAGGACCTCGACCCCGTCCGCTTCCTCGCCAACCACTCCTCCGGCCGACAGGGCTGGGCCCTCGCCCACGCCGCCCTCGTGCGCGGCGCCCGGGTGCGCCTGGCCGCCGCGAACGTCGCGCTCGAGACCCCGCCCGGCGCCCAGCGCCTGGACTTGGGCAGCGCCGCCGAGCTCGCCGAGACCGTCGCCGCGCACCGCGGGAAGGTCGACGCGCTGGTCATGGCCGCCGCCGTGGCGGATTTCACGGCCGCCGGGAAGTCCGACGCGAAGATCAAGAAGGACGAGTCCGACCCCGACTCCGTGCCGACCCTCGCCCTGCGTCGCACCGAGGACATCCTGCGCAGCAGCGTCCTGGACCGCGGGGACGCCGAGCGGCCCGCGATCGTCGGCTTCGCGGCCGAGACCGGCGGCGATGGCGTCAGCGCCCTCGAGCTCGCCCGCGCCAAGGCGCGCCGCAAGGGCGCCGACCTGCTCGTCTTCAACGACGTCACCAGCGGCGTGTTCGGCGCCGCCGACAACGCCGTGCGGATCCTGGACCGCGAGGGCGAGGAGCTCGCCACGGCCGAGGGGACCAAGACCCAGGTCGCCCACGCCGTGCTCGACGAACTCGTCGGTCGGCTCCCGCAAGTACCCTGA